One genomic segment of Pongo pygmaeus isolate AG05252 chromosome 19, NHGRI_mPonPyg2-v2.0_pri, whole genome shotgun sequence includes these proteins:
- the NOG gene encoding noggin, whose product MERCPSLGVTLYALVVVLGLRATPAGGQHYLHIRPAPSDNLPLVDLIEHPDPIFDPKEKDLNETLLRSLLGGHYDPGFMATSPPEERPGGGGGAAGGAEDLAELDQLLRQRPSGAMPSEIKGLEFSEGLAQGKKQRLSKKLRRKLQMWLWSQTFCPVLYAWNDLGSRFWPRYVKVGSCFSKRSCSVPEGMVCKPSKSVHLTVLRWRCQRRGGQRCGWIPIQYPIISECKCSC is encoded by the coding sequence ATGGAGCGCTGCCCCAGCCTAGGGGTCACCCTCTACGCCCTGGTGGTGGTCCTGGGGCTGCGGGCGACACCGGCCGGCGGCCAGCACTATCTCCACATCCGCCCGGCGCCCAGCGACAACCTGCCCCTGGTGGACCTCATCGAACACCCAGACCCTATCTTTGACCCCAAGGAAAAGGATCTGAACGAGACACTGCTGCGCTCGCTGCTCGGGGGCCACTACGACCCGGGCTTCATGGCCACCTCGCCCCCCGAGGAGCGGCCCGGCGGGGGCGGGGGTGCAGCTGGGGGCGCGGAGGACCTGGCGGAGCTGGACCAGCTGCTGCGGCAGCGGCCGTCGGGGGCCATGCCGAGCGAGATCAAAGGGCTAGAGTTCTCCGAGGGCTTGGCCCAGGGCAAGAAGCAGCGCCTAAGCAAGAAGCTGCGGAGGAAGTTACAGATGTGGCTGTGGTCGCAGACATTCTGCCCGGTGCTGTACGCGTGGAACGACCTGGGCAGCCGCTTTTGGCCGCGCTACGTGAAGGTGGGCAGCTGCTTCAGTAAGCGCTCGTGCTCCGTGCCCGAGGGCATGGTGTGCAAGCCGTCCAAGTCCGTGCACCTCACGGTGCTGCGGTGGCGCTGTCAGCGGCGCGGGGGCCAGCGCTGCGGCTGGATTCCCATCCAGTACCCCATCATTTCCGAGTGCAAGTGCTCGTGCTAG